Genomic window (Nicotiana sylvestris chromosome 7, ASM39365v2, whole genome shotgun sequence):
tacatgggatgaattggccgaGAAATgcatttccaagttcttttctcccggGCATATGGCAACGCTTAGGGATGAGATTCTAGCTTTCAAACAAGAACACAATGAGCCTTTGCATTAGATATGGGAAAGATACCGTAATATGGTGAAGGATTGCCCGAACAATTACATGacggaggctatgattcaacaaactttctataGAGGGATCAATACTACCAATCAATGTATGGTCAACCAACTTGCCGGTGGAAATTTCATGACAACACCGTATGCGGAAGATTGTGAGATTCTTGATAAAATGGCGGGTACTTCatcggcatggcaaagtagagaaAACGTTCCTCAAGGCGATCCAAATGTGATTCACTTGCATtaagaattacatgatcatggtcAAACACTTGCCAAGTTGACCACCACAATGAATCAACTAGCCAAAGCTCAACTCCAACAAGTGCAAGGTCCCAAGAATGTAAATGCAATGAAGGGATTAGTATGATGgtaaacaagagaaggcaaaagggTCCTTAAGTGCAAAATCGGGTTGAAAATTATGTGCAAGATGATAGTGGATTTGCTCAAGATGGACAACACAATGAGCAAGAGGAGGAAgtacaatatgtgaacaacttacaaggacaaagaaacaacaatcaagtcctaaatcaacaacaatggcgaccataaggaaatcaaggaaattggaattcaAGCAATCAAGGTAGTTGGAACAATCAAAACATCCAAGggaattggaacaatcaaaacaatcaatgaaattggaatggtcaaaataaccaaggcaattggactGGCAATAATCAAGGCTATTGGGGAGGTAAcaaccaaggagggtggaacaacaacaacaaccgggGGTCGGGCTTTCAAAGTCCCCCGATGTTTCAACAACCGAGCAACCCGCCTCCTTATCCTTCTCAAGGTCCAAGCtcttccaacaatgagatgggacgAATTGGGAACATGTTTaaacaaatgatggagaagaatgccgaCTCTGACGCTCAATTAGCCTTTCACACTTCAATTTGCAATTTGGAaattcaattaggccaaatctcgcAATGTTTGAACACtcatcctaagggggcactacaagtgatacggtggtgaacctGAAGGGTGGAAACAACACGGGACATGCCATGGCCGTGACTACAAAGAGTGGAAAATGTGGGGATGCAACCACCTCAAGTCAAAAGAAAATTGTGGATGATGAACAATTGGTACAAGAAGATGAGATGCCAAGCAATAAAGTGCAAGCAAATGAtgaggtgagaattgatattgaaGACAATGTGGAGGAGATTTAAGAagaagtgaacccgtctagggagcaTATTGTTGACATACCGGAACCGGTAGTGCCAAAGTCTATATCAccaatgccaaggcctcctcctccatatcTCAAAGGCTTGACAAGCAAAATGGTGAGAAccaatttaaaaagttcattgacatgatgaagagttttTCTATTAATGTGCCGTTGGTTGAGGCTTTGGaacaaatgccgggttatgcaaAGTCATAAAGGACTTGGtgaaaaagaagaggtcgatgaatTGTGAGACTATAAAgatgacacatcaagtgagtgaaattgtgcactcaatggctcctaAATTGAAAGATCCGAGCGCTTTCACAATCCCATGTAcaattggaagtgccgactttgccaAAGCTTTGTGTGATCTTGGGGGGAGTATCAACTTGATGCGCTAttcggtgttcaaaactttggaagttgggaaaccaagacccacatccatgAGGATACAAATGGCAGATCATACAATGAAGAGACCTTTGAGTATTATTGATGAATGTGTTGGTTCGTGTTGACAAGTTCATCCTCCCGATAgactttgtgattcttgattTTGAAGTGGACTGTGAGGTGACTATTAtcttgggtagacctttccttaCTACGGGGAAGGCTCTTGTTGATGTGGAAGCCGGTGAGCTCACCTTCGGGGTGgatgatgaaaaggtggtcttccatgtgtgcaaatctatgaggcaaccgaatagcaaTGAAGTTTGTTCGTTCATGGATTTGGTGACCGATGCGATTATTGATGATGCTAGTGCCACAATGAATGTTAAGGATACTTTGGAAGCCATTTTTCTCAACCTTGATAATGATAAAGAGAAATAAGGCTATGTGGAATGTGTTAATACATTGCAAGGAATGGGGTCATACACTTATGAACCCTGAAAGTTATCCTTGGATTTTCAAAACCGGAAGACTCCTCTAACAAAGCCCTCAATGGAGGAGCCTCCCActttggagttaaagccattgcctccGTATCTtaggtatgaattccttggccattgttctactttaccagttattctttcctcttgtttgactaacttGCAGGTAGACTCCATATTGgcggtgctacaaaagaggaagaaagctATAGGATGGACATTGGTGGATATTCGGGGCATAAGccctgccttttgcatgcacaagattattttagaggagggtgccaaaccctcgattgaacatcaaaggaggctaAATGAAGCAATGCAAGGGGTGGTCAAAAAGGAGATcataaagtggttggatgccggggttgtttaccccattttcaatagttcttggacttctccAGTgtaatgtgtcccaaagaaagggggcatgactGTGGTTACCAACGAAAAGAATgggttgattcctacaagaacggtgactggatggagagtgtgtatggactaccGCAAGCTCCACAAAGTCACAATAAAAGATCATTTTCCACTTTCCttccttgatcaaatgcttgataggttgaccggccgtgctttctattgtttccttgatggatattccggctaaaatcaaatttttattgctccagaggaccaagagaagactacTTTCAcatgtccctatggtacttttgCATTCTCACGGATACCGTTTGGGTTATGCAATGCACCGACGACttttcaacggtgtatgatgactatcttcaccgacatggtggaggatttttcttgaggtcttcatggatgactttttCGTGGTCgggaattcttttgatgattgcttTAAAAATTTGGATAAGGTCCTAacaagatgtgaagaaacaaatttagtattgaattgggagaaatgtcactttatgGTCGATGAGGGCATTGTCCTTGGCAATAAAATTTCAAAGAATGATATTGAGGTCGACAAGGCCAAAATAGCAGTGATTTCTAAACTTCTGCCCTTACATCCGTGAAGGGAGTGAGGAGTTTCTTGGGTCATGCGGGGTTTTATTGtcatttcatcaaggatttttccaaaatgGTGAACCCCTTTGTGTAAACTTTTGGAGAAGGATGCCAAATTCCATTTCAATGAGGATTGCAGAAGGCATTTGAATTGCTTAAGTTCAAATTGACAACTACTCCTATTATCACCTCACCGGATttgagcttgccttttgagctcatgtgtgatggaAGTGATATGGCGATTGGAGAAGTTTTGAGACAAAAAATCAACAAAATCTTTTATCaagtctactatgctagtaaaaCCATGAATGACGCCCAAGTCAATTACACGGTGACTGAAAAAGAACTCCTTGCTATTGTCTTTGCTATGGAGAAGTTCCGCCTATAATTGACGGGTACAAAGGTGATTGTCCACACTAATCATGCGGTGCTTCGGTACTTAATGAGCAAGAAGGATTCAAAGGTGAGGTTAATCTGGTGGGTGCTTTTATGCAAGAGTTCGATCGAGAGATCCAAAACCGCaaaggtagtgaaaatcaagtggcggaccacttgtctcaattttaggaggaggggaggccacatgacggccttgagatcaatgattccttTCCCAACGAGCAGCTTCTAGCAATTTCAATGACCGAGATGCCATGGTTCCCTGATTTAgcaaattatcttgtgagtgACATTGTACcaaatgagttctcttcaaaccaaaggaagaagctcaaatgggattgCCTCGACTATTAATGGGATGAAACGTACCTCTTCTAGATTTGTATTGTTGGTGTGATTCAGAAATGTGTACCGGAGGAGGAACAAGTGCAAATTCTCAAGGCTTGCCactcttcaccatatggtggtcatcatggcaGAGCTAGAACAATgacaaaagtgttgagttgtggattctattagcctactctttacaaggatgctagtgagcttgtcaagcgttgtgatgaatgccaaagggccgggggaatctcaaagaaaaatgaaatgccccTCACCACCATCTTGGAGATTAACATTTTCGATGTGTGGGGtgttgatttcatgggtccttgtgtgagctcttgtggaaacacttaTATTCTAGTCAtggttgattatgtgtccaaatgggttgaggtcattgatttgcccaacaatgaagcgagGAGTGTGgtaacatttttgaaaaaaaaaacatcttTACAAGAGTTGGTACTCCAAGGGCTATCATAAGTGATGAAGGTTCGCATTTCTGCAATGAGGCTTTTGATACCTTgctcaccaagtatggtgtcactcacaaagtCTCGACCCCCTATcaccctcaagcaagtggtcaagtggaagtatCCAATatggagatcaagagtattttgtcaaagacAGTGAATGCCAATGGGACGGATCggtcaagaaaacttgatgatgctttatgggcttataggacgacTTACAAAACACCAATCGGGATGTCTCCATACCGGTAGGTGTtagggaaagcttgccatcttccggtagaacttgagcataaggccatgtgggctttgaagaagttgaaccttgaATGGATGTTGCCGCCAAATTAAGGGTGACACAATTGAATGAGCTAGATGAATTCTGGTACCATGCATATACAAGTTCATCCTtatacaaggagaagatgaagtacctccatgacaagtacattcGGAATAAGGAGTTTAAATAAGGTGATCTTGTGTTATTGTTCAATTCCCTATTACGGTTGTTTCCGGGAAAGTTGAAGTCAACATGGAGTGGCCCGTTTGAAGTTGTTGGTGTGATACCATTCAGACCATTGGActtgaaaaataataatgatgaaGTGTTTAGGGTCAATGGGCACCAGGTGAGGCACAATCTTCGAAAAGTTGATGATGGCCACGTGGTGGcggttcttcatttcaaatgattggTAATCTGTGTCGTGCTGCAatgttaaatcaggtgcttcttaggaggcaacccatgtatctttttctttatctttttcttcttctttagatagTGTATGCAgtaaaattggagggtccaattttccatcggTATAACATCTCAAAGGCTCGAAATCACGGTCGAGTTCATCCCTCGAGGGCCATCGATGCTCGACCTCAGGGCAGTATGAGATCAACGGTCACAGAAAGAGAGTGGGGAGTTCCCAATGCGtgaagctagagccgacaaaatctgtcaggctagtctgagcccaTATCGTGGCATTAACTaggtgtcccatctccatat
Coding sequences:
- the LOC138873500 gene encoding uncharacterized protein, giving the protein MTHQVSEIVHSMAPKLKDPSAFTIPCTIGSADFAKALCDLGGSINLMRYSVFKTLEVGKPRPTSMRIQMADHTMKRPLSIIDECVVDCEVTIILGRPFLTTGKALVDVEAGELTFGVDDEKVVFHVCKSMRQPNSNEVCSFMDLVTDAIIDDASATMNVKDTLEAIFLNLDNDKEK